A single window of Polyangiaceae bacterium DNA harbors:
- a CDS encoding site-specific integrase — protein sequence MAVRKSQRRGKPCLVIDIRYTTKNGRQERFRKDAQTQSMTAAKAEEKRYMLNIARYGSPYEPGAESETPQSIPPESVKTFAEVVDEFRQTFMVTDLKITTRKGYDAVFASELLPKFGALPITQVDGRAAEELDLELTKRTLALSTRNNIQIVLRSLLRFAASRQYIPAIPANMPTLKKIGQSVLEIPTDEQVALLLDHARKSHRLSFTLMSDAGLRPNEVRALRRRDVQLRYENGEPVGGFITIRRGWSHGEIHTPKTGQREVPISPELARVLAPEMHGDREGHIATNYLGLPWGQFGLDQAFERVIHRAGLEGWSIYSLRHYAITSWLRAGIPVHVVQRMAGHVHLSTTQRYVHFLKADLEDAARKIAARGRSPSSPPANAPA from the coding sequence ATGGCCGTTCGCAAGTCTCAGCGGCGCGGGAAACCGTGCCTGGTCATTGACATCCGATACACCACGAAAAACGGTCGCCAAGAACGCTTCCGCAAAGATGCCCAAACGCAAAGCATGACGGCAGCCAAAGCGGAAGAAAAACGCTACATGCTCAATATCGCGCGGTACGGCTCGCCGTATGAACCAGGCGCCGAAAGCGAAACGCCCCAATCAATTCCGCCTGAATCGGTGAAGACGTTCGCCGAAGTCGTCGACGAGTTCCGCCAAACCTTCATGGTCACCGACCTCAAAATCACGACCAGGAAGGGATACGACGCGGTATTCGCAAGCGAGCTGCTCCCCAAATTCGGCGCATTGCCCATCACGCAAGTCGATGGTCGAGCTGCCGAAGAGCTGGACCTCGAGCTGACCAAGCGAACGCTCGCATTGAGCACGCGCAACAATATCCAAATTGTGCTCCGCTCATTGCTGCGTTTCGCAGCGTCACGGCAATACATCCCGGCCATACCGGCGAATATGCCGACGCTCAAGAAAATTGGGCAAAGCGTGCTCGAAATTCCGACCGACGAGCAAGTCGCGCTCTTGCTCGACCACGCGCGCAAGTCGCACCGCTTGAGCTTCACGCTCATGTCGGACGCCGGCCTTCGCCCCAACGAAGTCCGCGCGCTCCGCCGTCGAGACGTGCAGCTCCGGTACGAAAACGGCGAACCCGTCGGCGGGTTCATCACCATCCGCCGCGGCTGGTCCCACGGCGAAATCCACACGCCCAAGACCGGACAGCGCGAGGTGCCCATCTCGCCCGAGCTCGCTCGCGTGCTCGCGCCCGAGATGCACGGCGACCGCGAAGGCCACATCGCGACCAACTACCTTGGCCTCCCGTGGGGCCAGTTCGGGCTCGATCAAGCCTTCGAACGCGTCATCCACCGCGCGGGCCTCGAAGGTTGGTCGATCTACAGCCTGCGGCACTATGCCATCACGTCATGGCTGCGCGCCGGCATCCCCGTGCACGTCGTGCAGCGCATGGCGGGGCACGTGCACCTGTCCACCACGCAGCGCTACGTGCACTTCCTCAAGGCCGATCTCGAGGATGCCGCACGGAAGATCGCTGCTCGCGGACGCTCGCCGTCCAGCCCGCCCGCGAACGCGCCCGCGTAG
- a CDS encoding sigma 54-interacting transcriptional regulator: MHAPCTAQGEPFDASATQLTVTQTIRGTMVVPLIRLDVALNHGRTTASYHVDLAPVVIGTRPSCDIVLNDPHVSSEHCEIRVTEQGVLLRDLGSKNGSWIGTTRVIECVLTEHAVVRIGTTTLKIQHLGPRELPLSPTASFGNAVGQSLMMRAMFAQLATASNAELPILLVGEAGSGRSLLAQAIADRAAKPPTLMVDCRKLRRDQQARTLFGSASVSGGKATVGPRGILDKARGGLIFLGNVDALPEDVVKTLVSALRTQRFVPVGATEPRVFAARVVISVQPGYLEAHGLGDYARAHGAAIIAVPPLRHRKDDIRLLVETFLAHKDPPRRLVDLPQVAMTFFRAHMWPHNVAELKKFVELFLAVENVKHYLANYDGNNAKRPNIDNLLTLPLADARQAVLDHFDRAFLKAKLEQCGGNVSKSAREVGITRQYLHELIAEHGLDADDL; the protein is encoded by the coding sequence ATGCATGCACCGTGCACAGCCCAGGGAGAGCCGTTCGATGCGAGCGCAACTCAGCTCACGGTTACGCAGACCATTCGCGGAACCATGGTCGTCCCGCTCATTCGGCTCGATGTCGCATTGAATCACGGTCGAACCACGGCTTCCTACCATGTCGACCTCGCCCCAGTCGTCATTGGCACGCGCCCGAGTTGCGATATCGTCTTGAACGATCCCCACGTATCGAGCGAGCATTGCGAAATTCGCGTGACCGAGCAAGGCGTCTTGCTCCGCGATTTAGGTAGCAAGAACGGTTCGTGGATTGGAACCACACGCGTCATCGAATGCGTACTTACCGAACACGCGGTGGTGCGTATTGGAACGACCACATTGAAGATTCAGCACCTCGGACCTCGAGAACTCCCACTTTCACCGACGGCGAGCTTCGGAAATGCGGTGGGGCAGAGCCTCATGATGCGCGCGATGTTCGCGCAACTCGCCACCGCATCGAACGCAGAATTGCCGATCCTTTTGGTGGGTGAGGCGGGCAGTGGGCGGTCACTTCTAGCCCAAGCAATCGCTGACCGTGCCGCCAAACCTCCGACACTCATGGTGGATTGCCGCAAGCTGCGACGAGATCAGCAGGCACGGACCCTCTTCGGAAGCGCCAGCGTTTCGGGAGGCAAGGCAACCGTGGGGCCGCGCGGCATTCTCGACAAGGCGCGAGGGGGCTTAATTTTTCTGGGCAATGTCGATGCATTGCCGGAAGACGTGGTAAAGACGCTCGTCAGCGCATTGCGAACGCAACGCTTCGTGCCGGTTGGAGCCACGGAACCGCGAGTGTTCGCCGCGCGAGTCGTCATCTCGGTGCAGCCGGGGTACCTCGAGGCCCATGGGCTCGGTGACTATGCACGCGCGCACGGGGCGGCGATCATTGCCGTGCCACCGTTACGTCATCGCAAGGACGACATTCGATTGCTGGTCGAGACATTTCTGGCCCACAAGGATCCTCCGCGACGGCTCGTCGATTTGCCGCAGGTGGCGATGACTTTTTTTCGTGCACACATGTGGCCGCACAACGTTGCCGAATTGAAGAAGTTCGTCGAGCTTTTCCTCGCCGTCGAAAATGTCAAGCATTATTTGGCCAACTACGATGGAAACAATGCGAAGCGACCCAATATCGATAACCTCTTGACGCTTCCCTTGGCCGACGCACGCCAAGCCGTGCTCGATCACTTCGACCGCGCATTCTTGAAGGCCAAGCTTGAACAATGTGGAGGCAACGTGTCCAAATCGGCGCGCGAGGTTGGTATTACCCGGCAATACTTGCACGAGCTCATCGCCGAACATGGCTTGGATGCCGACGACCTTTGA